The sequence ATAAAGCGTATGGCAGCTTGATGCCGTATCTCTAGGAAAGGAGAGGGTCATGACGACTGCGAATCGATATCTGACATCCTGGGAAAGCTTTTGGAGCACGACAACCGGGGCACCGGGAGAAATATTTTGGGATGCCGATCCTGCCTATGCTGCGCAACAGGATTTAGCTCTGTTTCAAAGCCACGTGGATCTGCAGTTGCCGATGATCGATGTCGGCTGTGGAAACGGCACGCAAACGCGTTTCCTGGGAGGTCATTTTTCGCGAGTGATCGGGACAGAGATCGCCCCAGCGGCAGTCGAACTGGCTGGGAAAACCAACGGTGCTGCGAACGTCTTTTATCGGGTTCTCGATGTGCTTAGTCCAAAGGATGCACAGGTCCTTCATGACGAGATAGGCGACGCCAATGTTTATCTGCGGGCTGTGCTGCATCAACTGTCACCGGTTGACCAGCCGTTGGCTGCGCAGAGTATCGAGCGGCTAATTGGGAAAAAAGGAACGTTGTATTTGGTCGAATTGTCCTCAGCCGCTGAGCCGTTCTTTGCTCAACTGATTCAACAGCATGGGCCGCCCCCAGGCCTGGCACGGGTATTTCAGCACCAGATCACGCCAGGCATGTTGCACGAGGACAGTTTGGCATTATTGTTCCCGGCGGATCGCTACACGCTTCTCAAGACAGGACCGAGTCACATCCGTACCGTTCACAGTCTCCCAACAGGTGACGTTGTGAAGGTGCCGGCCTTCTACGCGATCTTTCGCCGGCGTGAGTAAGTTCAAGGCAAGTCCATTCGAAAGATGAAGAGTGACACCGGGCTCTATGAGAGGAGCAGCTATGAAAACGTCCGATCCGTTAGATCTCATTGCACAACTCGTTACGGCCATGAATGCCCAGGATTTGGAAACAGCTCTGACATTGTTTGAGCCTGGTGCGTCGTTCGTCATGAAACCCGGTGTCGTCGTCAGCGGGACAGCTGGGATACATCAGGCACTTCAGGGCTTCATGGCGCTGAAGCCGAAATTAACCATCGAAACCCAGCAGATCGTGCAGGTAGGCGATGTTGCGCAGTACTGTGCCCGCTGGAGCATCAACGGAATCGATCCAGCGGGAGCTGCCGTGCAACTTGGTGGGAGATCCTCCAGCATCTTGCGGCGCCAACCTGATGGACGGTGGCTCTTCTTGGTGGATAACCCGTGGGGGACAGATAT is a genomic window of Candidatus Nitrospira kreftii containing:
- a CDS encoding hypothetical protein (conserved protein of unknown function): MKTSDPLDLIAQLVTAMNAQDLETALTLFEPGASFVMKPGVVVSGTAGIHQALQGFMALKPKLTIETQQIVQVGDVAQYCARWSINGIDPAGAAVQLGGRSSSILRRQPDGRWLFLVDNPWGTDIVA
- a CDS encoding hypothetical protein (conserved protein of unknown function), with translation MTTANRYLTSWESFWSTTTGAPGEIFWDADPAYAAQQDLALFQSHVDLQLPMIDVGCGNGTQTRFLGGHFSRVIGTEIAPAAVELAGKTNGAANVFYRVLDVLSPKDAQVLHDEIGDANVYLRAVLHQLSPVDQPLAAQSIERLIGKKGTLYLVELSSAAEPFFAQLIQQHGPPPGLARVFQHQITPGMLHEDSLALLFPADRYTLLKTGPSHIRTVHSLPTGDVVKVPAFYAIFRRRE